One Mus musculus strain C57BL/6J chromosome X, GRCm38.p6 C57BL/6J DNA window includes the following coding sequences:
- the Las1l gene encoding ribosomal biogenesis protein LAS1L isoform X2: MDRVWRAWDGQSFKENQPESPSARGIVVSWLSRAEWEQVTVYLFCDDHKLQQYALNRITVWRSRLGNELPLAVASTADLVRCKLIDAAGTLGTDELRLLYGMALVRFVNLISERKTKCSNLPLKYLAQEVNIPDWIVELRHNLTHKKMPHINECRRGCYFVLNWLQKTYWSRQLEGSLKETWELDEDQLDAEDPEEEEREIIADDVLEEIPEPQDDDKDEELAVEDDANTKGNEEVASHPEPSSRHKELYEKARELLVSYEEEQFKVLEKHRHLLQAIKVWNNLSPRVQCILEELKSISWENRDAVLDAFLDDGFLIPTFEQLAALQIEYEDGQTEVQKGEVTEPNSHKNIDLNEVLVPKPFSQFWQPLLRGLHSQTFTQALLERMFSELSTVGSTGIRPTYILRWTVELIVANTKTGRNARRFSASQWEARKSWRLFNCSATLDWPQVIESCLGSPCWASPQLLQVVFKAMGQVLPDEEQEKLLRVCSIYTQNGENGLAKAIEGSSSSSTGKAPYTLDTLHEDLQPPGTNCESEESIQQKEQGNLKDVKQEEKKENEEEEKEEEEMEEEEEEEEEEKEEEEEEQEQEEHQEEEQEEEEEEENQKVFQDQMEADVEESDDVEEEEEVDDEEEDEDDDYDDDEEEDRMEVGAFSLAQGSSVFENTRTTSRKREALQGSAWQVSSDVRWGTFPLGRLPGQTEDPAELMLDNYDTMYLLDQPVIEHRLEPQKSKSSTLSLCCGGSNTNSSSSSSSGNMEGLLWNQGQMHGLKAGLQLF, encoded by the exons ATGGATCGCGTGTGGCGTGCGTGGGACGGGCAGTCCTTCAAAGAGAACCAGCCTGAGTCGCCGAGTGCCAGGGGTATCGTCGTCTCTTGGCTCAGCAGGGCTGAGTGGGAGCAAGTGACGGTTTATCTGTTCTGCGATGATCACAAGTTGCAGCAGTATGCGCTGAACCGAATTACAGTATGGAGGAGCAG GTTAGGCAACGAACTGCCCCTGGCAGTGGCTTCTACTGCTGACCTGGTAAGATGCAAGCTCATCGATGCAGCCGGTACCTTGGGCACTGATGAACTTAGACTGCTCTATGGCATGGCATTGGTCAG GTTTGTGAATCTTATCTCAGAGAGGAAGACAAAATGTTCTAACCTTCCCCTCAAATACCTGGCTCAGGAG GTGAACATTCCAGACTGGATTGTTGAACTTCGCCACAACTTGACCcacaagaaaatgccccatataAATGAGTGCCGCAGAG GTTGCTACTTTGTCCTCAACTGGCTCCAGAAGACATACTGGAGCCGTCAACTGGAAGGCAGCCTGAAAGAAACCTGGGAGTTGGATGAGGACCAGCTAGATGCAGAAGATCCTGAAGAAGAGGAACGTGAAATTATTGCCGATGATGTACTTGAAGAGATACCAGAGCCTCAGGATGATGACAAAGATGAAGAGTTGGCTGTCGAGGATGATGCAAATACTAAAGGCAATGAGGAGGTGGCTTCTCATCCAGAACCATCTTCAAGACACAAGGAGTTGTATG AGAAAGCGCGAGAATTGCTGGTATCCTATGAAGAGGAACAGTTTAAG GTGCTGGAGAAACACAGGCATTTGCTTCAGGCTATTAAAGTGTGGAATAATCTTTCCCCACGTGTACAATGTATCCTAGAAGAACTCAAGAGCATTTCATGGGAGAACAG GGATGCTGTGCTGGATGCTTTTCTAGATGATGGTTTCCTCATTCCTACGTTTGAGCAGTTGGCAGCTTTGCAGATAGAGTATGAAG ATGGTCAAACTGAGGTCCAGAAAGGGGAAGTTactgaaccaaattcacaca AAAACATCGACTTGAATGAAGTGTTGGTGCCAAAGCCCTTCTCTCAGTTCTGGCAGCCCCTGCTCAGGGGCCTGCACTCCCAGACCTTCACGCAGGCCCTGCTAGAGAGGATGTTCTCCGAGTTGTCTACCGTGGGGAGCACTGGGATCCGGCCTACCTACATCCTTAGATGGACCGTTGAACTGATCGTGGCCAACACCAAGACTG gaCGGAATGCTCGGCGGTTTTCTGCAAGCCAGTGGGAAGCAAGAAAGAGCTGGAGGCTGTTCAATTGCTCTGCCACCCTTGACTGGCCGCAGGTGATCGAGTCCTGCTTGGGCTCACCATGCTGGGCCAGCCCTCAACTCCTTCAGgt AGTCTTCAAAGCCATGGGACAGGTCTTGCCAGATGAAGAGCAGGAGAAGCTGCTGCGAGTCTGTTCCATTTATACTCAGAATGGAGAGAATGGCTTGGCAAAGGCGATTGaaggttcctcctcctcctccactggcAAAGCTCCGTACACACTGGATACCTTACATGAGGACCTACAACCACCTGGTACCAACTGTGAGTCCGAAGAAAGTATTCAACAGAAGGAGCAAGGCAACCTTAAGGATGTCAAgcaagaggagaaaaaggagaatgaggaagaggagaaggaggaggaggagatggaggaggaggaagaagaggaggaggaagaaaaggaggaggaagaggaagagcaggagcaggaagaacaccaggaggaagaacaggaggaggaggaggaggaagagaaccaAAAGGTCTTTCAAGATCAGATGGAGGCAGATGTTGAGGAAAGTGATGAtgtagaagaagaggaagaagtagatgatgaagaagaagatgaagatgatgactatgatgatgatgaagaagaagacagGATGGAAGTGGGGGCCTTCTCTCTTGCACAGGGATCCAGTGTTTTTGAGAATACTAGGACCACGTCTCGGAAGAGAGAAGCACTGCAGGGTTCAGCATGGCAAGTAAGCTCTG ATGTGCGATGGGGTACATTCCCTCTAGGCCGGCTACCAGGCCAGACTGAGGACCCAGCAGAGCTTATGCTGGATAATTATGACACCATGTATCTTTTGGACCAACCTGTAATAGAGCACCGGCTAGAACCCCAGAAGTCCAAAAGTAG